Proteins encoded together in one Quercus lobata isolate SW786 chromosome 3, ValleyOak3.0 Primary Assembly, whole genome shotgun sequence window:
- the LOC115981642 gene encoding NAC domain-containing protein 1, whose protein sequence is MEGRARSDLPPGFRFHPTDEELIIYYLRNQATSKPCPVSIIPEVDIYKFDPWQLPEKAEFGENEWYFFTPRDRKYPNGVRPNRATVSGYWKATGTDKAIYSGAKYVGVKKALVFYKGRPPKGIKTDWIMHEYRLTDSRKQPKKLLGSMRLDDWVLCRIYKKRHLAKVLDPKVEESLPAPIDVTLPNDAIDQNMSKFPRPCSLNHLLDLEYLGPISQLLCDNSYNSNFDFQNFIGNAGTDNAERPQQGEIQYQQYMDSGKFQLNQGGIFSQPTFLNPVYDMRGFER, encoded by the exons ATGGAGGGCAGAGCTAGATCTGACCTTCCTCCTGGTTTTAGGTTCCACCCAACTGACGAGGAATTGATCATATATTACCTTAGGAACCAAGCAACCTCAAAGCCATGCCCTGTATCAATAATCCCTGAGGTCGATATTTACAAATTTGATCCATGGCAATTGCCCG AAAAGGCAGAATTTGGAGAGAATGAATGGTACTTCTTCACTCCTCGTGATAGGAAATACCCAAATGGAGTGAGGCCAAATAGAGCAACTGTGTCTGGATATTGGAAAGCCACAGGCACAGATAAGGCTATCTATAGTGGTGCTAAGTATGTTGGGGTGAAGAAAGCTCTTGTGTTCTACAAGGGTAGACCACCAAAGGGTATAAAGACTGATTGGATTATGCATGAATATCGCTTAACCGATTCGCGAAAACAACCCAAGAAGCTTTTGGGATCCATGAGA ttgGATGATTGGGTCCTATGTAGGATCTATAAGAAGAGGCATCTGGCCAAAGTTTTGGACCCAAAAGTGGAAGAATCACTGCCTGCTCCAATTGATGTAACATTGCCAAATGATGCTATTGATCAAAATATGTCAAAATTCCCAAGACCCTGCTCGCTTAATCATCTATTGGATTTGGAATACTTGGGCCCAATTTCCCAACTTTTATGTGACAATTCATACAATTCAAACTTTGATTTCCAAAACTTCATTGGCAATGCTGGGACTGACAATGCTGAGAGACCCCAGCAAGGAGAAATTCAGTACCAACAATATATGGATTCAGGGAAGTTCCAATTGAATCAGGGTGGCATCTTTAGCCAACCCACGTTTCTGAATCCAGTGTATGATATGCGTGGCTTTGAACgctaa
- the LOC115978693 gene encoding cytochrome P450 704B1, with protein sequence MELWMIACMILTWIFIHRLSQRYKKGPKTWPLVGAAIEQLINFDRMHDWLVEYLSESKTVVVPMPFTTYTYIADPANVEHVLKTNFANYPKGEVYHSYMEVLLGDGIFNADGELWRKQRKTASFEFASKNLRDFSTTVFREYSLKLSAILSEASFHNQEVDMQDLLMRMTLDSICKVGFGVEIGTLAPNLPDNHFAQSFDNANIIVTLRFIDPLWKIKKFLNVGREALLDKCIKIIDDFTYSVIRRRKAEIVEARESGRKNMIKHDILSRFIELSEDMESNSTDKNLRDVVLNFVIAGRDTTATTLSWATYMIMTHADVAEKLYLELKTLEKEQAKEENVSLVQCDTEDSESFNQRVTQFAGLLNYDSLGRLYYLHAVITETLRLYPAVPQDPKGILKDDVLPDGTKVRAGGMVTYVPYSMGRMEYNWGPDAASFKPERWLKDGFFQNASPFKFTAFQAGPRICLGKDSAYLQMKMALAILCRFYKFSLVPGHPVKYRMMTILSMAHGLKLTIARRS encoded by the exons ATGGAATTGTGGATGATAGcttgcatgattttgacatggaTATTTATCCATAGATTGAGTCAAAGGTACAAGAAAGGCCCCAAAACATGGCCACTCGTGGGGGCAGCAATTGAACAACTCATTAACTTTGACAGAATGCACGATTGGCTTGTCGAGTACCTGTCTGAATCAAAGACTGTCGTGGTCCCAATGCCATTCACAACATATACTTACATTGCAGATCCTGCAAATGTAGAACATGTCCTTAAGACCAACTTTGCCAATTATCCGAAG GGTGAAGTGTATCATTCGTATATGGAAGTGCTGCTTGGAGATGGGATTTTCAATGCAGATGGTGAGCTTTGGAGGAAACAAAGGAAGACTGCAAGCTTTGAGTTTGCTTCCAAGAACTTAAGAGATTTCAGCACTACAGTGTTCAGAGAATATAGTCTGAAGCTCTCTGCCATTCTAAGTGAAGCTTCTTTCCACAACCAAGAAGTAGACATGCAG gATTTGTTGATGAGGATGACTTTGGACTCTATATGTAAGGTGGGATTTGGCGTGGAAATTGGGACTTTGGCTCCTAATTTACCAGATAATCACTTTGCTCAGTCTTTTGACAATGCAAACATCATTGTGACACTTCGGTTCATTGATCCGctgtggaaaataaagaaatttctGAATGTGGGCAGAGAAGCTTTACTTGATAAGTGCATTAAAATCATTGATGACTTCACCTACTCAGTTATTCGGAGAAGGAAAGCAGAAATAGTAGAAGCTCGAGAGAGTGGCAGAAAAAACATG ATAAAGCATGATATATTGTCAAGATTTATTGAATTAAGTGAAGACATGGAAAGCAATTCGACAGACAAGAATCTCAGAGATGTTGTCCTGAATTTTGTGATTGCTGGCCGTGACACAACAGCAACTACTCTCTCATGGGCTACATACATGATAATGACCCATGCTGATGTAGCTGAGAAGCTTTACTTGGAGCTCAAAACTCTTGAAAAAGAACAAGCAAAAGAAGAGAATGTATCATTGGTTCAGTGTGACACTGAGGACTCTGAATCATTCAATCAAAGAGTAACACAATTTGCAGGCCTCTTGAATTATGATTCTCTGGGGAGGTTATATTATTTGCATGCAGTGATCACAGAGACACTTCGTTTGTACCCAGCAGTCCCTCAG GACCCCAAGGGCATTTTGAAAGATGATGTCTTGCCGGATGGAACCAAAGTAAGAGCAGGAGGCATGGTAACTTACGTTCCCTACTCAATGGGTAGAATGGAATACAACTGGGGCCCAGATGCAGCTTCATTCAAACCTGAGAGGTGGCTCAAAGATGGATTCTTCCAAAATGCATCTCCATTCAAGTTCACTGCATTTCAG GCTGGGCCAAGGATATGCCTTGGGAAGGACTCTGCTTATCTCCAAATGAAGATGGCACTGGCCATTTTGTGTAGGTTCTACAAATTCAGTTTGGTGCCAGGTCATCCAGTGAAGTACAGGATGATGACAATACTATCAATGGCGCATGGCCTGAAGCTTACCATAGCCAGACGTTCTTAA
- the LOC115978694 gene encoding uncharacterized endoplasmic reticulum membrane protein C16E8.02-like, with product MGKGLLDLEKHFAFYGAYHSNRINIAIHMVFVWPIFFTALLMLYFTPSLFNLPHLEFFLFGTHFVLVLNFGFLLALIYAMFYVCLDVKAGSLAALLCAICWVASSFIASRLGFSLAWKVVLVAQILCWTVQFIGHGIFEGRAPALLDNLVQAFIMAPFFVLLEALQTFFGYEPYSGFHTTVQAKIEAEINEWQDQKQKLIS from the exons ATGGGAAAGGGATTGCTTGACCTTGAAAAGCACTTTGCTTTCTATGGTGCTTATCATAGCAACCGAATAAACATAGCCATCCATATGGTGTTTGTTTGGCCAATCTTTTTCACAGCCCTTCTTATGCTTTATTTCACGCCCTCTCTGTTCAACCTCCCCCACTTGGAGTTTTTTCTGTTTGGGACTCATTTTGTTctagttttgaattttgggtTCTTGTTAGCTTTGATCTATGCTATGTTTTACGTCTGTTTGGATGTGAAAGCTGGGTCCTTGGCTGCTCTGCTCTGTGCTATTTGTTGGGTTGCTAGCAGTTTTATTGCAAGTAGACTCGGGTTTTCACTAGCTTGGAAG GTTGTACTGGTGGCTCAGATATTATGTTGGACTGTACAGTTTATTGGCCATGGGATCTTCGAg GGACGAGCACCGGCTCTTTTGGATAACCTTGTTCAAGCCTTTATAATGGCTCCCTTCTTTGTGCTGCTAGAG GCTCTTCAGACCTTCTTTGGTTATGAGCCATACTCAGGTTTTCACACAACAGTGCAAGCAAAGATAGAAGCTGAAATCAATGAATGGCAAGACCAGAAGCAGAAATTAATTTCTTAG